The Camelus bactrianus isolate YW-2024 breed Bactrian camel chromosome 12, ASM4877302v1, whole genome shotgun sequence genome includes a window with the following:
- the TARBP2 gene encoding RISC-loading complex subunit TARBP2 isoform X3: protein MSEEEQGSGTTTGCGLPSIEQMLAANPGKTPISLLQEYGTRIGKTPVYDLLKAEGQAHQPNFTFRVTVGDTSCTDSSLPEDVPVFTAAAAATPVPSAVPTRSPPMEVQPPVSPQQSECNPVGALQELVVQKGWRLPEYTVTQESGPAHRKEFTMTCRVERFIEIGSGTSKKLAKRNAAAKMLLRVHTVPLDARDGNEAEPDDDHFSIGVGSRLDGLRNRGPGCTWDSLRNSVGEKILSLRSCSLGSLGALGPACCSVLSELSEEQAFHVSYLDIGMASWGPQGWWGLDQRKYGGVEPEWALPVPGGAVHTAGHRMSWLCNHQGGSPWRGCAPCPAVPQDHGGQQVKPRLDSWTYILCSLIFPPRPRHLPSSGTPWRCHLYL, encoded by the exons ATGAGTGAAGAGGAGCAGGGCTCCGGCACTACCACGGGCTGCGGGCTGCCCAG TATAGAGCAAATGCTGGCAGCCAACCCGGGCAAGACCCCGATCAGCCTTCTGCAGGAGTATGGGACCAGAATAGGGAAGACGCCCGTGTACGACCTTCTCAAAGCCGAGGGCCAAGCCCACCAGCCTAATTTCACCTTCCGGGTCACCGTTGGCGACACCAGCTGCACTG ACTCTTCACTGCCTGAGGACGTGCCGGTTTTTACTGCTGCAGCGGCTGCTACTCCTGTTCCATCTGCTGTCCCGACCAG GAGCCCCCCCATGGAGGTGCAGCCACCCGTCTCCCCTCAGCAGTCTGAATGCAACCCCGTTGGCGCTCTGCAG GAGCTGGTGGTGCAGAAAGGCTGGCGGCTGCCTGAGTACACGGTGACCCAGGAGTCTGGGCCAGCCCACCGCAAAGAGTTTACCATGACCTGCCGAGTGGAGCGTTTCATCGAAATTG GCAGTGGCACTTCCAAAAAGCTGGCAAAGCGTAATGCAGCGGCCAAAATGCTGCTTCGAGTGCACACGGTGCCTCTGGATGCCCGGGATGGGAATGAGGCAGAGCCTGATGACGATCACTTCTCCATT GGTGTGGGCTCCCGTCTGGATGGACTTCGGAACCGGGGCCCAGGCTGCACCTGGGATTCTCTGCGAAATTCGGTGGGGGAGAAGATCCTGTCCCTCCgcagctgctccctgggctccttGGGTGCCCTGGGCCCTGCCTGCTGCAGTGTCCTCAGTGAGCTCTCTGAGGAGCAGGCCTTCCATGTCAGCTACCTGGATATTGGTATGGCTAGTTGGGGGCCTCAGGGATGGTGGGGCCTGGACCAGCGCAAGTACGG AGGAGTTGAGCCTGAGTGGGCTCTGCCAGTGCCTGGTGGAGCTGTCCACACAGCCGGCCACCGTATGTCATGGCTCTGCAACCACCAGGGAGGCAGCCCGTGGCGAGGCTGCGCGCCGTGCCCTGCAGTACCTCAAGATCATGGCGGGCAGCAAGTAAAGCCCCGGCTGGACTCATGGACATACATTCTTTGCTCCCTGATCTTCCCGCCCCGGCCCAGGCATCTGCCGAGCTCTGGCACCCCTTGGAGGTGCCATCTCTACCTCTGA
- the TARBP2 gene encoding RISC-loading complex subunit TARBP2 isoform X6, whose product MSEEEQGSGTTTGCGLPSIEQMLAANPGKTPISLLQEYGTRIGKTPVYDLLKAEGQAHQPNFTFRVTVGDTSCTGQGPSKKAAKHKAAEVALKHLKGGSMLEPALEDSSSFSPLDSSLPEDVPVFTAAAAATPVPSAVPTRSPPMEVQPPVSPQQSECNPVGALQAVALPKSWQSVMQRPKCCFECTRCLWMPGMGMRQSLMTITSPLGVEPEWALPVPGGAVHTAGHRMSWLCNHQGGSPWRGCAPCPAVPQDHGGQQVKPRLDSWTYILCSLIFPPRPRHLPSSGTPWRCHLYL is encoded by the exons ATGAGTGAAGAGGAGCAGGGCTCCGGCACTACCACGGGCTGCGGGCTGCCCAG TATAGAGCAAATGCTGGCAGCCAACCCGGGCAAGACCCCGATCAGCCTTCTGCAGGAGTATGGGACCAGAATAGGGAAGACGCCCGTGTACGACCTTCTCAAAGCCGAGGGCCAAGCCCACCAGCCTAATTTCACCTTCCGGGTCACCGTTGGCGACACCAGCTGCACTG GTCAGGGCcccagcaagaaggcagccaagCACAAGGCAGCTGAGGTGGCCCTCAAACACCTCAAAGGGGGGAGCATGCTGGAGCCGGCCCTGGAGGACAGCAG TTCTTTTTCTCCCCTAGACTCTTCACTGCCTGAGGACGTGCCGGTTTTTACTGCTGCAGCGGCTGCTACTCCTGTTCCATCTGCTGTCCCGACCAG GAGCCCCCCCATGGAGGTGCAGCCACCCGTCTCCCCTCAGCAGTCTGAATGCAACCCCGTTGGCGCTCTGCAG GCAGTGGCACTTCCAAAAAGCTGGCAAAGCGTAATGCAGCGGCCAAAATGCTGCTTCGAGTGCACACGGTGCCTCTGGATGCCCGGGATGGGAATGAGGCAGAGCCTGATGACGATCACTTCTCCATT AGGAGTTGAGCCTGAGTGGGCTCTGCCAGTGCCTGGTGGAGCTGTCCACACAGCCGGCCACCGTATGTCATGGCTCTGCAACCACCAGGGAGGCAGCCCGTGGCGAGGCTGCGCGCCGTGCCCTGCAGTACCTCAAGATCATGGCGGGCAGCAAGTAAAGCCCCGGCTGGACTCATGGACATACATTCTTTGCTCCCTGATCTTCCCGCCCCGGCCCAGGCATCTGCCGAGCTCTGGCACCCCTTGGAGGTGCCATCTCTACCTCTGA
- the TARBP2 gene encoding RISC-loading complex subunit TARBP2 isoform X1, with the protein MSEEEQGSGTTTGCGLPSIEQMLAANPGKTPISLLQEYGTRIGKTPVYDLLKAEGQAHQPNFTFRVTVGDTSCTGQGPSKKAAKHKAAEVALKHLKGGSMLEPALEDSSSFSPLDSSLPEDVPVFTAAAAATPVPSAVPTRSPPMEVQPPVSPQQSECNPVGALQELVVQKGWRLPEYTVTQESGPAHRKEFTMTCRVERFIEIGSGTSKKLAKRNAAAKMLLRVHTVPLDARDGNEAEPDDDHFSIGVGSRLDGLRNRGPGCTWDSLRNSVGEKILSLRSCSLGSLGALGPACCSVLSELSEEQAFHVSYLDIGMASWGPQGWWGLDQRKYGGVEPEWALPVPGGAVHTAGHRMSWLCNHQGGSPWRGCAPCPAVPQDHGGQQVKPRLDSWTYILCSLIFPPRPRHLPSSGTPWRCHLYL; encoded by the exons ATGAGTGAAGAGGAGCAGGGCTCCGGCACTACCACGGGCTGCGGGCTGCCCAG TATAGAGCAAATGCTGGCAGCCAACCCGGGCAAGACCCCGATCAGCCTTCTGCAGGAGTATGGGACCAGAATAGGGAAGACGCCCGTGTACGACCTTCTCAAAGCCGAGGGCCAAGCCCACCAGCCTAATTTCACCTTCCGGGTCACCGTTGGCGACACCAGCTGCACTG GTCAGGGCcccagcaagaaggcagccaagCACAAGGCAGCTGAGGTGGCCCTCAAACACCTCAAAGGGGGGAGCATGCTGGAGCCGGCCCTGGAGGACAGCAG TTCTTTTTCTCCCCTAGACTCTTCACTGCCTGAGGACGTGCCGGTTTTTACTGCTGCAGCGGCTGCTACTCCTGTTCCATCTGCTGTCCCGACCAG GAGCCCCCCCATGGAGGTGCAGCCACCCGTCTCCCCTCAGCAGTCTGAATGCAACCCCGTTGGCGCTCTGCAG GAGCTGGTGGTGCAGAAAGGCTGGCGGCTGCCTGAGTACACGGTGACCCAGGAGTCTGGGCCAGCCCACCGCAAAGAGTTTACCATGACCTGCCGAGTGGAGCGTTTCATCGAAATTG GCAGTGGCACTTCCAAAAAGCTGGCAAAGCGTAATGCAGCGGCCAAAATGCTGCTTCGAGTGCACACGGTGCCTCTGGATGCCCGGGATGGGAATGAGGCAGAGCCTGATGACGATCACTTCTCCATT GGTGTGGGCTCCCGTCTGGATGGACTTCGGAACCGGGGCCCAGGCTGCACCTGGGATTCTCTGCGAAATTCGGTGGGGGAGAAGATCCTGTCCCTCCgcagctgctccctgggctccttGGGTGCCCTGGGCCCTGCCTGCTGCAGTGTCCTCAGTGAGCTCTCTGAGGAGCAGGCCTTCCATGTCAGCTACCTGGATATTGGTATGGCTAGTTGGGGGCCTCAGGGATGGTGGGGCCTGGACCAGCGCAAGTACGG AGGAGTTGAGCCTGAGTGGGCTCTGCCAGTGCCTGGTGGAGCTGTCCACACAGCCGGCCACCGTATGTCATGGCTCTGCAACCACCAGGGAGGCAGCCCGTGGCGAGGCTGCGCGCCGTGCCCTGCAGTACCTCAAGATCATGGCGGGCAGCAAGTAAAGCCCCGGCTGGACTCATGGACATACATTCTTTGCTCCCTGATCTTCCCGCCCCGGCCCAGGCATCTGCCGAGCTCTGGCACCCCTTGGAGGTGCCATCTCTACCTCTGA
- the TARBP2 gene encoding RISC-loading complex subunit TARBP2 isoform X2 produces MLAANPGKTPISLLQEYGTRIGKTPVYDLLKAEGQAHQPNFTFRVTVGDTSCTGQGPSKKAAKHKAAEVALKHLKGGSMLEPALEDSSSFSPLDSSLPEDVPVFTAAAAATPVPSAVPTRSPPMEVQPPVSPQQSECNPVGALQELVVQKGWRLPEYTVTQESGPAHRKEFTMTCRVERFIEIGSGTSKKLAKRNAAAKMLLRVHTVPLDARDGNEAEPDDDHFSIGVGSRLDGLRNRGPGCTWDSLRNSVGEKILSLRSCSLGSLGALGPACCSVLSELSEEQAFHVSYLDIGMASWGPQGWWGLDQRKYGGVEPEWALPVPGGAVHTAGHRMSWLCNHQGGSPWRGCAPCPAVPQDHGGQQVKPRLDSWTYILCSLIFPPRPRHLPSSGTPWRCHLYL; encoded by the exons ATGCTGGCAGCCAACCCGGGCAAGACCCCGATCAGCCTTCTGCAGGAGTATGGGACCAGAATAGGGAAGACGCCCGTGTACGACCTTCTCAAAGCCGAGGGCCAAGCCCACCAGCCTAATTTCACCTTCCGGGTCACCGTTGGCGACACCAGCTGCACTG GTCAGGGCcccagcaagaaggcagccaagCACAAGGCAGCTGAGGTGGCCCTCAAACACCTCAAAGGGGGGAGCATGCTGGAGCCGGCCCTGGAGGACAGCAG TTCTTTTTCTCCCCTAGACTCTTCACTGCCTGAGGACGTGCCGGTTTTTACTGCTGCAGCGGCTGCTACTCCTGTTCCATCTGCTGTCCCGACCAG GAGCCCCCCCATGGAGGTGCAGCCACCCGTCTCCCCTCAGCAGTCTGAATGCAACCCCGTTGGCGCTCTGCAG GAGCTGGTGGTGCAGAAAGGCTGGCGGCTGCCTGAGTACACGGTGACCCAGGAGTCTGGGCCAGCCCACCGCAAAGAGTTTACCATGACCTGCCGAGTGGAGCGTTTCATCGAAATTG GCAGTGGCACTTCCAAAAAGCTGGCAAAGCGTAATGCAGCGGCCAAAATGCTGCTTCGAGTGCACACGGTGCCTCTGGATGCCCGGGATGGGAATGAGGCAGAGCCTGATGACGATCACTTCTCCATT GGTGTGGGCTCCCGTCTGGATGGACTTCGGAACCGGGGCCCAGGCTGCACCTGGGATTCTCTGCGAAATTCGGTGGGGGAGAAGATCCTGTCCCTCCgcagctgctccctgggctccttGGGTGCCCTGGGCCCTGCCTGCTGCAGTGTCCTCAGTGAGCTCTCTGAGGAGCAGGCCTTCCATGTCAGCTACCTGGATATTGGTATGGCTAGTTGGGGGCCTCAGGGATGGTGGGGCCTGGACCAGCGCAAGTACGG AGGAGTTGAGCCTGAGTGGGCTCTGCCAGTGCCTGGTGGAGCTGTCCACACAGCCGGCCACCGTATGTCATGGCTCTGCAACCACCAGGGAGGCAGCCCGTGGCGAGGCTGCGCGCCGTGCCCTGCAGTACCTCAAGATCATGGCGGGCAGCAAGTAAAGCCCCGGCTGGACTCATGGACATACATTCTTTGCTCCCTGATCTTCCCGCCCCGGCCCAGGCATCTGCCGAGCTCTGGCACCCCTTGGAGGTGCCATCTCTACCTCTGA
- the TARBP2 gene encoding RISC-loading complex subunit TARBP2 isoform X5 produces the protein MSEEEQGSGTTTGCGLPSIEQMLAANPGKTPISLLQEYGTRIGKTPVYDLLKAEGQAHQPNFTFRVTVGDTSCTGQGPSKKAAKHKAAEVALKHLKGGSMLEPALEDSSSFSPLDSSLPEDVPVFTAAAAATPVPSAVPTRSPPMEVQPPVSPQQSECNPVGALQAVALPKSWQSVMQRPKCCFECTRCLWMPGMGMRQSLMTITSPLVWAPVWMDFGTGAQAAPGILCEIRWGRRSCPSAAAPWAPWVPWALPAAVSSVSSLRSRPSMSATWILVWLVGGLRDGGAWTSASTEELSLSGLCQCLVELSTQPATVCHGSATTREAARGEAARRALQYLKIMAGSK, from the exons ATGAGTGAAGAGGAGCAGGGCTCCGGCACTACCACGGGCTGCGGGCTGCCCAG TATAGAGCAAATGCTGGCAGCCAACCCGGGCAAGACCCCGATCAGCCTTCTGCAGGAGTATGGGACCAGAATAGGGAAGACGCCCGTGTACGACCTTCTCAAAGCCGAGGGCCAAGCCCACCAGCCTAATTTCACCTTCCGGGTCACCGTTGGCGACACCAGCTGCACTG GTCAGGGCcccagcaagaaggcagccaagCACAAGGCAGCTGAGGTGGCCCTCAAACACCTCAAAGGGGGGAGCATGCTGGAGCCGGCCCTGGAGGACAGCAG TTCTTTTTCTCCCCTAGACTCTTCACTGCCTGAGGACGTGCCGGTTTTTACTGCTGCAGCGGCTGCTACTCCTGTTCCATCTGCTGTCCCGACCAG GAGCCCCCCCATGGAGGTGCAGCCACCCGTCTCCCCTCAGCAGTCTGAATGCAACCCCGTTGGCGCTCTGCAG GCAGTGGCACTTCCAAAAAGCTGGCAAAGCGTAATGCAGCGGCCAAAATGCTGCTTCGAGTGCACACGGTGCCTCTGGATGCCCGGGATGGGAATGAGGCAGAGCCTGATGACGATCACTTCTCCATT GGTGTGGGCTCCCGTCTGGATGGACTTCGGAACCGGGGCCCAGGCTGCACCTGGGATTCTCTGCGAAATTCGGTGGGGGAGAAGATCCTGTCCCTCCgcagctgctccctgggctccttGGGTGCCCTGGGCCCTGCCTGCTGCAGTGTCCTCAGTGAGCTCTCTGAGGAGCAGGCCTTCCATGTCAGCTACCTGGATATTGGTATGGCTAGTTGGGGGCCTCAGGGATGGTGGGGCCTGGACCAGCGCAAGTACGG AGGAGTTGAGCCTGAGTGGGCTCTGCCAGTGCCTGGTGGAGCTGTCCACACAGCCGGCCACCGTATGTCATGGCTCTGCAACCACCAGGGAGGCAGCCCGTGGCGAGGCTGCGCGCCGTGCCCTGCAGTACCTCAAGATCATGGCGGGCAGCAAGTAA
- the TARBP2 gene encoding RISC-loading complex subunit TARBP2 isoform X4, producing the protein MSEEEQGSGTTTGCGLPSIEQMLAANPGKTPISLLQEYGTRIGKTPVYDLLKAEGQAHQPNFTFRVTVGDTSCTGQGPSKKAAKHKAAEVALKHLKGGSMLEPALEDSSSFSPLDSSLPEDVPVFTAAAAATPVPSAVPTRSPPMEVQPPVSPQQSECNPVGALQELVVQKGWRLPEYTVTQESGPAHRKEFTMTCRVERFIEIGSGTSKKLAKRNAAAKMLLRVHTVPLDARDGNEAEPDDDHFSIGVGSRLDGLRNRGPGCTWDSLRNSVGEKILSLRSCSLGSLGALGPACCSVLSELSEEQAFHVSYLDIEELSLSGLCQCLVELSTQPATVCHGSATTREAARGEAARRALQYLKIMAGSK; encoded by the exons ATGAGTGAAGAGGAGCAGGGCTCCGGCACTACCACGGGCTGCGGGCTGCCCAG TATAGAGCAAATGCTGGCAGCCAACCCGGGCAAGACCCCGATCAGCCTTCTGCAGGAGTATGGGACCAGAATAGGGAAGACGCCCGTGTACGACCTTCTCAAAGCCGAGGGCCAAGCCCACCAGCCTAATTTCACCTTCCGGGTCACCGTTGGCGACACCAGCTGCACTG GTCAGGGCcccagcaagaaggcagccaagCACAAGGCAGCTGAGGTGGCCCTCAAACACCTCAAAGGGGGGAGCATGCTGGAGCCGGCCCTGGAGGACAGCAG TTCTTTTTCTCCCCTAGACTCTTCACTGCCTGAGGACGTGCCGGTTTTTACTGCTGCAGCGGCTGCTACTCCTGTTCCATCTGCTGTCCCGACCAG GAGCCCCCCCATGGAGGTGCAGCCACCCGTCTCCCCTCAGCAGTCTGAATGCAACCCCGTTGGCGCTCTGCAG GAGCTGGTGGTGCAGAAAGGCTGGCGGCTGCCTGAGTACACGGTGACCCAGGAGTCTGGGCCAGCCCACCGCAAAGAGTTTACCATGACCTGCCGAGTGGAGCGTTTCATCGAAATTG GCAGTGGCACTTCCAAAAAGCTGGCAAAGCGTAATGCAGCGGCCAAAATGCTGCTTCGAGTGCACACGGTGCCTCTGGATGCCCGGGATGGGAATGAGGCAGAGCCTGATGACGATCACTTCTCCATT GGTGTGGGCTCCCGTCTGGATGGACTTCGGAACCGGGGCCCAGGCTGCACCTGGGATTCTCTGCGAAATTCGGTGGGGGAGAAGATCCTGTCCCTCCgcagctgctccctgggctccttGGGTGCCCTGGGCCCTGCCTGCTGCAGTGTCCTCAGTGAGCTCTCTGAGGAGCAGGCCTTCCATGTCAGCTACCTGGATATTG AGGAGTTGAGCCTGAGTGGGCTCTGCCAGTGCCTGGTGGAGCTGTCCACACAGCCGGCCACCGTATGTCATGGCTCTGCAACCACCAGGGAGGCAGCCCGTGGCGAGGCTGCGCGCCGTGCCCTGCAGTACCTCAAGATCATGGCGGGCAGCAAGTAA